The following are encoded together in the Kribbella voronezhensis genome:
- a CDS encoding GNAT family N-acetyltransferase, producing the protein MEIVGVGEQGLFRATYAVIQAATRREFPSAIPLDEAWRLVESPPAEYRFSCLAAVDDDEVVGGAWLTWSLAENRQLLVAELGVEAGRRRQGVGSALLDAVKAAGLADGRNALLCETFSPYGDGPGAGAAFAEARGFTQQYAALHQVLDFPVAGLAEKAAEIAPHHRDYSLATWPDGCPEEYVEQYCGLLSLIDDEVPLDDLEIEAKRWTPERLRSVEARRRTAGHLTSTTVAIAPDGILAGYTELTGKPQQPNRLDQHDTLVRPEHRGHRLGLALKIANLQALHARTAGPATIHTTNAAANAPMIAVNTQLGFRPVEHQHLWVATLD; encoded by the coding sequence ATGGAGATCGTCGGCGTCGGTGAGCAGGGGTTGTTCCGGGCCACGTATGCGGTGATCCAGGCTGCGACCCGGCGGGAGTTCCCCTCGGCGATCCCGCTGGATGAGGCGTGGAGGTTGGTGGAGTCGCCGCCCGCGGAGTACAGGTTCAGTTGTCTGGCGGCCGTTGACGACGATGAGGTTGTCGGCGGCGCATGGCTGACCTGGTCGCTGGCGGAGAACCGGCAACTACTCGTAGCCGAACTCGGCGTCGAGGCTGGACGTCGTAGGCAGGGCGTCGGGTCGGCGCTGCTGGACGCAGTGAAGGCCGCGGGCCTCGCGGACGGCCGAAACGCCTTGCTGTGCGAGACATTCAGCCCGTACGGCGATGGGCCGGGCGCGGGCGCCGCGTTCGCCGAAGCGCGCGGATTCACGCAGCAGTACGCCGCCTTGCACCAGGTGCTCGACTTCCCAGTGGCCGGCCTGGCCGAGAAGGCCGCCGAGATCGCTCCCCACCACCGCGACTACTCCCTCGCCACCTGGCCCGACGGATGCCCGGAGGAGTACGTCGAGCAGTACTGCGGATTGCTCAGCCTCATCGACGACGAGGTCCCCCTCGACGACCTCGAGATCGAGGCGAAGCGCTGGACGCCCGAACGCCTCCGCTCGGTCGAAGCACGTCGGCGTACGGCGGGCCACCTCACCAGTACGACGGTCGCCATCGCGCCGGACGGGATCCTCGCCGGCTACACCGAGCTGACGGGCAAGCCCCAGCAACCGAACCGCCTCGATCAGCACGACACCCTGGTCCGCCCCGAACACCGCGGCCACCGTCTCGGCCTCGCACTCAAAATCGCCAACCTGCAGGCTCTCCACGCGCGAACTGCCGGACCTGCCACGATCCACACCACGAACGCGGCCGCCAACGCCCCGATGATCGCCGTCAACACCCAACTGGGCTTCCGCCCGGTCGAACACCAGCACCTCTGGGTCGCCACCCTCGACTGA
- a CDS encoding prephenate dehydratase — translation MDGPIAYQGEPGANSAMACTEMFPEREQLPCTTFEDALEAVSTGRAGLAMIPVDNSIAGRVADIHHLLPDSGLHIIGEFFLPIHFQLMATPGTSIESIRTVRSHVHALGQCRKIIREHGWSTVVADDTAGSAREVSELQDPTIAALSPLAAAELYGLDILARDVEDEHHNTTRFLVLSREPHVPPVGSGPTITSFVYRVRNVPAALYKAMGGFATNSVNMTKLESYQLGGSFFATQFYADVEGHPEDPNVALALEELAFFSVEVRLLGVYPAHPFREQIAEPAANRALRPHH, via the coding sequence GTGGACGGACCGATCGCATACCAGGGTGAGCCAGGGGCCAATTCGGCGATGGCGTGCACCGAGATGTTCCCCGAGCGGGAACAGTTGCCCTGTACAACGTTCGAGGACGCGCTGGAGGCGGTGAGCACCGGGCGCGCCGGGCTGGCGATGATCCCGGTCGACAACTCGATCGCCGGCCGGGTCGCCGACATCCATCACCTGCTGCCGGACTCCGGGCTGCACATCATCGGCGAGTTCTTCCTGCCTATCCACTTCCAGCTGATGGCGACGCCCGGGACGTCGATCGAGTCGATCCGGACCGTTCGCAGTCACGTGCACGCGCTCGGGCAGTGCCGCAAGATCATCCGCGAGCACGGCTGGTCGACGGTCGTCGCCGACGACACCGCGGGGTCGGCGCGCGAGGTCTCCGAGCTGCAGGACCCGACGATCGCCGCGCTGTCGCCGCTGGCCGCGGCCGAGCTCTACGGACTGGACATCCTCGCCCGCGACGTCGAGGACGAGCACCACAACACGACCCGGTTCCTGGTGCTGTCCCGCGAGCCGCACGTGCCGCCGGTGGGTTCCGGGCCGACGATCACGAGCTTCGTCTACCGGGTCCGCAACGTGCCGGCCGCGCTGTACAAGGCGATGGGCGGCTTCGCGACCAACAGCGTCAACATGACGAAACTGGAGAGCTACCAGCTCGGCGGCTCGTTCTTCGCCACCCAGTTCTACGCCGACGTCGAAGGCCACCCCGAGGACCCGAACGTCGCGCTCGCCCTGGAGGAGCTCGCCTTCTTCTCGGTCGAGGTCCGCCTCCTCGGCGTCTACCCGGCCCACCCCTTCCGCGAACAGATCGCCGAGCCGGCCGCGAACCGGGCCCTCCGCCCCCACCACTGA
- a CDS encoding lysophospholipid acyltransferase family protein, which produces MTEPAQSPRPEPDRTTGVDDPGEGDGKGIYWVLKHVIVGPPVRRLFRPKVEGAENIPVTGPAIIASNHLSYADWIFMPLVVRRRVTFVAKSDYFTGAGIKGTFQRGFFKGTGQVPIDRSGGSASEGAIRAGMKVLERGDLFGIYPEGTRSHDGKLYKGRTGVARLALEAKVPVIPCGVIGTDVVAPPGKIVASLASPTVKFGEPLDFSRYDGMEGDRLILRAVTDEIMYRIMELSGQEYVDMYATKAKALEGRATTGAPKKVRKSDT; this is translated from the coding sequence ATGACGGAACCGGCGCAGTCGCCGCGGCCCGAACCGGACCGCACCACCGGAGTCGACGACCCTGGTGAAGGCGACGGCAAGGGCATCTACTGGGTGCTGAAGCACGTGATCGTCGGCCCGCCGGTGCGGCGGTTGTTCCGGCCGAAGGTCGAGGGCGCGGAGAACATCCCGGTCACCGGTCCCGCGATCATCGCCAGCAACCACCTGTCCTACGCCGACTGGATCTTCATGCCGCTGGTCGTGCGCCGCCGGGTCACCTTCGTGGCCAAGTCCGACTACTTCACCGGTGCCGGCATCAAGGGCACCTTCCAGCGCGGGTTCTTCAAGGGCACCGGCCAGGTCCCGATCGACCGGTCCGGCGGCTCGGCGTCCGAGGGCGCGATCCGGGCCGGGATGAAGGTGCTCGAGCGCGGCGATCTGTTCGGCATCTACCCCGAGGGCACCCGCTCCCACGACGGCAAGCTCTACAAGGGCCGGACCGGCGTCGCCCGGCTGGCGCTGGAGGCGAAGGTGCCGGTGATCCCGTGCGGCGTGATCGGGACCGACGTGGTCGCGCCACCCGGCAAGATCGTCGCCTCGCTCGCCTCCCCGACGGTGAAGTTCGGCGAGCCGCTGGACTTCTCGCGGTACGACGGGATGGAAGGCGACCGGCTGATCCTGCGGGCCGTCACCGACGAGATCATGTACCGGATCATGGAACTGTCCGGCCAGGAGTACGTCGACATGTACGCCACCAAGGCCAAGGCCCTGGAGGGCCGGGCGACCACCGGTGCCCCGAAGAAGGTCCGCAAGTCGGACACCTGA